The Geoalkalibacter subterraneus genome contains the following window.
GAGCGTTCCAGCAGGGAAGGCGGCCCGGAACACATCGAAGGAATCAAGCTCGTCCTGCACCCGCCCTCGAACATTTGACACGATATGCATAACGTGGCTGTAGCGCTCGACCGTTTTGAACTCACTGACCTCAACTGAGCCTGTCGCGCAGACCCGCCCGAGATCGTTGCGGGCCAGGTCGACCAGCATTACATGTTCAGCACACTCCTTTGGGTCAGCCAGGAGTTCATCGGACAACCGTTCGTCATCTTCGGGGCTCTTCCCTCTAGGGCGGGTTCCGGCGATGGGGCGAACTTCGGCCCGATCACCCTCCTTACGTACGAGAACCTCGGGTGAGGCACCAATAACCAGAGTGTCGTTGAATCGCAGGTAAAACATGTAGGGGGAGGGATTGACGGTACGCAGAGCACGATAGATATCAAAAGGCGCCACATCCAGCGCAGCGGTGAACCGCTGGGAAAGGACCACTTGGATGATATCGCCGGCGAGCACATACTCTTTGCAGCGTTCTACGGCGTCAATAAATTGAACTTTAGAAAAGTTGGACTCAAGCTGCAGTGGGGATAGAGAAGGATCTCCACCTGAATGCAGGGAATAGGCGGAACTCGCGTTCCGCAATCGGGCTACCATCGCGTCCACCCGATCGAGACCTTCCTGGTACAACTTTTTCAGATCGCGGCCCGAATCAAGGTGGACGTTGGCAACAACGAGAATCTTTTGTTTTTTACTGTCAAAAATATAAAGATCATCCGCCAGGAGAAAGCAACTGTCATAGGCATCAATCTCGCGCGGTTTTGAGGATGGCAGGTTCTCGATAAAACGAACCATATCATAACCGAGGTATCCGACAGCGCCGCCGCTGAATCGTGGCAAACCATCGACCTCAACCGGCTGATAGATAGAGATCCACTCCTTCAGGCGCTGAAGGGGGTCATCGCAATGTCCCTGTTCAAGGATCTTGTCGCCGGATAAAATCTCGTAAAAAGTATCCTTGGAGCGGTAAAGACGCCCTTCTCCGGCTGCGAGAAAAGAGTAGCGACCCCACTTTTCACCCCCCTCGACGCTTTCAAGTAAAAAGGCGTTACTGCAGCCACGGTTGATCTTATAGAAGGCAGAGACCGGCGTTTCCATATCGGCGAAAATCTCCCGAAAAACCGGGATCAGGTTGCCTCGCTGGGCAAGTCGGGTGAATTCTTCGATGGTGGGGGAAATCATGTAAACTCCTGAGGATAATCGGAGCACAATAGCATCTTCAGGTCAAACCGGTCAACAACGTCCAGGAGTGCCGAACCGCCGTTTTAAGCCACAGACTAAAAAAGGCAAGGGAAAAACCCTTGCCTTTATTAGTGCATATACCTGATGTCTCTAAGCTTCTTTGGCTTGCTCGTCGGCGCCTTGAGGCGTGCCTTCGGATTTTTCTGCAGAAGAAGAACCCTCATCTCCGGTTCCGGTCGGCTGTGCGGAATATTCCTCTTCGACCAGCTCGATGATGGACAAGGAGGCGTTGTCGCCAGGGCGGGAGCCCAGCTTGATGATGCGGGTGTAGCCGCCGGGACGCTCCTGGTAACGGGGCGCAAGACGGTCGAAAAGCTTAGCAACGACTTTTCTGTCCTGCACGACCTGCAGCGCCTGCCGACGGGCATGCAGGTCACCGCGCTTGGCGAGTGTGATCATGCGGTCGGCAAGCTTGCGCAGTTCCTTGGCCCGAGCATCGGTTGTCGTGATCCGATCGTGCTCAAGCAGAGAAGTCACCATGTTGCGCATCATTGCGCGACGGTGGCTGGAGTTACGACCGAGCCTTTTTCCTGCCTTATTGTGACGCATTGCTATTTCCTCACTTTCTTACTGTCGGTTCGATCAATCTTCCTCGTCACCCTTCTGAATCATGCGAAGATATTCAGGGTCCGGGAAGTTCTCCAGCTTCATTCCAAGCGACAGGCCCATCTCGGCCAGGATGTCCTTAATTTCATTGAGTGACTTACGTCCAAAATTCTGGGTTTTGAGCATTTCAGCCTCAGACTTTTGAACGAGATCGCCGATCAGCTGGATATTGGCGTTTTTGAGACAATTAGCAGCGCGCACGGAAAGCTCAAGTTCATCCACACTGCGATACAGATTTTCGTTGATCTTCTTGCCTTCCTCTTCATTTTCCTCTTCCGGAGGCTCAATGCCTTCGTCAAAGTTGATGAAGAGCTGCAGGTGCTCCTTGAGAATCTTTGCGGCAAAGGCCACAGCGTCATCAGGGCGAACACTGCCGTCGGTCTGTACTTCCAGCACAAGCTTGTCGTAGTCGGTAATCTGACCGACACGAGCATTGCTGACCGTGAAGTTGACCTTCTTGATCGGAGAAAACAGGGCATCCGTCGCAATGGATCCAACCGGGGCTTTTTCGTCCCGGTTACGCTCGGCGGGCACGTATCCCTTACCAAGCTTGACCGTCATGTCCATCTCTACATCGGCATCATCCCCGCATGTGGCGATGTGGTGCTCGGGATTCATGATTTCGACATTGGAGTCGGTAATGATATCCCCTGCCTTAATGATTCCTGAGCCCTTTTTGACTATGCGGATGCTGCGATCCTCGTGTCCATGAAGACGCAGCCTGACCCCTTTAAGATTCAGAATGATATCGGATGCATCCTCAGTCACACCGGGAACAGAAGAAAATTCATGCAAAACGCCCTTGATACGCACTGACGTAATCGCAGCTCCCTGCAGCGAAGAAAGCAGGATGCGGCGAAGAGAGTTCCCCATGGTCGTGGCGAATCCACGCTCAAAGGGCTCAGCAGTGAATTTTCCGTAGGTGTCGCTGAGGGTATCCGTGTCAACCTGGAGACGCTTGGGCTTAATCAGGTCTCTCCAGTTTTTATACATACTTGATCCTCCCTTGCGATTTCGCTACCTGAAAAGGCAACGATTACTTGGAGTAGAGCTCGACGATCAGCTTCTCTTGGAAAGCAGGAGTCGTCAACTCTTCACGTACCGGCAAGGACTTCAGGCTGCCTTTGAAAGCAGGCCGGTCGAGTTCGAGCCAGGAAGGAACGCCGCGACGCATGACCCCGTCAAGAGCTTCATTGACACGGGCGACTTCGCGGCTCTTCTCTCGCAGTTCGATCACGTCACCGGGGCGAACCAGGAAAGAAGGAATATTGACCTTGCGGCCATTGACCTTGAAGTGGTTGTGTCGAACAAGCTGACGGGCCTCCTTGCGTGAGGTTGCAAAGCCCAGACGGTACACAATACTGTCAAGACGCCGCTCAAGGAGGATCAACAGGTTTTCACCGGTTACGCCCTTCATGCGGTCGGCACGCTTGAAATAGGCACGGAACTGCCCCTCAAGAAGACCGTAGGTCCGCTTCATCTTCTGTTTTTCGCGCAACTGGGTGCCGTAATCCGAGACCTTGATCCGCCCCTGCCCATGCTGTCCGGGTGCGTAGTTGCGGCGCTCAATGGCGCATTTGTCTGTATGACACCTGTCCCCTTTAAGAAACAGCTTAGTCGTTTCACGACGGCAAAAACGGCAAACTGAACCGGTATATCTAGCCAAGGTTCTTCCTCCTTCTCGGATTAAACTCTTCTACGTTTGGGCGGCCGGCAGCCGTTGTGAGGGATAGGCGTGACGTCCTTGATCATTGAGACGGAAAAACCTGCGGCCTGCAGGGCACGCACAGCGGACTCACGACCAGAACCGGGGCCCTTGACAAACACCTCAATCGAACGCATGCCATGCTCCTGGGCTTTCTTCGCAGCAGTTTCCGCGGCGATCTGAGCAGCAAAAGGAGTGCTTTTGCGAGACCCCTTAAACCCCATCCCCCCGGCAGTCGCCCATGAGACAACATTGCCGGCGATGTCGGTAATCGTAATAATGGTATTGTTAAAGGTGGCCTGGATGTGAGCGACACCTTTGGCAATATTCTTTTTTTCCTGCTTTTTTCTTCCCGTTTTTTTTCCAGGCTTAGCCATGGTTCCTCCAATTATTTCTTCTTACCGGCAACCGTTTTCCGCGGTCCCTTACGAGTGCGCGCGTTGGTTTTGGTTTTCTGACCCCGCACAGGCAACCCGCGCCGATGGCGAAGCCCACGATAGCAGCCGAGGTCCATCAGACGCTTGATGTTCATGGTTACCTCACGCCGCAAATCACCTTCAACCTTGAATTCACGGTCTATGATTTCACGGATCTTGGCCACTTCGGTTTCAGCCAGGTCATCCGAACGGGTGTCGGACGAGATCCCGGCCTGAGCCAGAATCTCTCTGGCCTTGGAGCGACCAATACCGTAAATATAGGTCAAAGCGACCTCAATGCGTTTGTTTCTGGGCAAATCGATACCAGCAATACGTGCCAATGTCCGACCCTCCTAATCCTGTTAACCTTGTCTTTGTTTATGCTTGGGGTTGTCACAGATAATGCGAATGACACCCTTGCGCCGGATCACCTTGCACTTGTCGCAGATGCACTTCACCGAAGCTCGAACTTTCATTTTCAGCGTCCTTACCAAATGAGGGTTTACCCTGAACAGCCCTTACGGACTGTTGAGCAAAAAAGCTACAGAGCAGTTAAAATTTCAGCGCCATGCCGCGTGATGGCCACTGTGTGTTCAAAGTGTGCAGAAGGCTCGCCATCCACGGTTATCGCGGTCCAGCCATCGGGTTCGAGACTCACGGCTGCCGTGCCCGCATTGATCATAGGCTCAATGGCAAGCACCATCCCTTCCTTAAGGCGCGGGCCATGACCAGGAGGACCAAAATTGGGCAACTGCGGCGCTTCGTGCAATTGGCGCCCGATTCCGTGGCCTACAAACTCTCGCACCACGCTGAAACCGGCAGGCTCAACATGCGACTGAACAGCATGTGAAAGATCCGACAAACGCGCACCGGCCGCTGCCGCCTCAATGGCGCACATAAGAGCAGACTCCGTCACAGTCAACAGCTTCTGCCTTTTTTCGTCGATCTGTCCAACTGCAAAAGTCACGGCGGAGTCACCGTAAAACCCGTCAGCGACCACCCCGAAATCGACACTCAAAATGTCGCCCTCCTGCAGAGGGACCGAATCAGGAAAACCGTGAACAACCTTATTGTTGGGCGAAGCGCAAATAGTAAAAGGAAAACCGCCATACCCCTTGAAGGCAGGGCGGACTTTCCTTTTTGCACATTCGGCCTCAGCTAAACGATCAAGCTCAAGGGTCGTAATCCCCGGCTCGACCATTTCCCTGATTTTATCCAGCACCTCAGCCACGATGCGACCGGCCTTGCGCATGCGGTCGATCTCTTCAGGTGACTTGAGGACGATCACCTTATCGTGCCTCGAGAATACTCAGAATCTGGCGGCCAACCTCGTCAATGCCGGCCATCCCATCAACCTCAACCAGCAAACCACCCTTGCGATAATAATCGACCAGCGGGGCAGTCTGTTCCCGGTAGACATCGAGGCGCTTACGGATAGTCTCCTCACGGTCGTCATCACGCTGCACCAAATTGCCGCCACAGGCATCGCAAACACCCCCCTTTGAAGGGGGATCGAAGTCGACATGGTAGCCCTTGCCGCAGGAAGGGCATGTACGGCGCCCTGTCAACCTGGAGACCAGCGCATCCGTGTCGACTTCAAGCGAAATGACCGCATCAAGCC
Protein-coding sequences here:
- the map gene encoding type I methionyl aminopeptidase is translated as MIVLKSPEEIDRMRKAGRIVAEVLDKIREMVEPGITTLELDRLAEAECAKRKVRPAFKGYGGFPFTICASPNNKVVHGFPDSVPLQEGDILSVDFGVVADGFYGDSAVTFAVGQIDEKRQKLLTVTESALMCAIEAAAAGARLSDLSHAVQSHVEPAGFSVVREFVGHGIGRQLHEAPQLPNFGPPGHGPRLKEGMVLAIEPMINAGTAAVSLEPDGWTAITVDGEPSAHFEHTVAITRHGAEILTAL
- the rplQ gene encoding 50S ribosomal protein L17, whose translation is MRHNKAGKRLGRNSSHRRAMMRNMVTSLLEHDRITTTDARAKELRKLADRMITLAKRGDLHARRQALQVVQDRKVVAKLFDRLAPRYQERPGGYTRIIKLGSRPGDNASLSIIELVEEEYSAQPTGTGDEGSSSAEKSEGTPQGADEQAKEA
- a CDS encoding adenylate kinase — encoded protein: MKLILLGPPGAGKGTQAQMLMEKFSIPQISTGDILRSAVKNATPMGVKAKEYMDAGALVPDDVVVGIVRERLQQADCANGFILDGFPRTVPQADALTDTLDELSLGLDAVISLEVDTDALVSRLTGRRTCPSCGKGYHVDFDPPSKGGVCDACGGNLVQRDDDREETIRKRLDVYREQTAPLVDYYRKGGLLVEVDGMAGIDEVGRQILSILEAR
- the rpsD gene encoding 30S ribosomal protein S4, whose translation is MARYTGSVCRFCRRETTKLFLKGDRCHTDKCAIERRNYAPGQHGQGRIKVSDYGTQLREKQKMKRTYGLLEGQFRAYFKRADRMKGVTGENLLILLERRLDSIVYRLGFATSRKEARQLVRHNHFKVNGRKVNIPSFLVRPGDVIELREKSREVARVNEALDGVMRRGVPSWLELDRPAFKGSLKSLPVREELTTPAFQEKLIVELYSK
- the rpsM gene encoding 30S ribosomal protein S13, producing the protein MARIAGIDLPRNKRIEVALTYIYGIGRSKAREILAQAGISSDTRSDDLAETEVAKIREIIDREFKVEGDLRREVTMNIKRLMDLGCYRGLRHRRGLPVRGQKTKTNARTRKGPRKTVAGKKK
- a CDS encoding DNA-directed RNA polymerase subunit alpha; amino-acid sequence: MYKNWRDLIKPKRLQVDTDTLSDTYGKFTAEPFERGFATTMGNSLRRILLSSLQGAAITSVRIKGVLHEFSSVPGVTEDASDIILNLKGVRLRLHGHEDRSIRIVKKGSGIIKAGDIITDSNVEIMNPEHHIATCGDDADVEMDMTVKLGKGYVPAERNRDEKAPVGSIATDALFSPIKKVNFTVSNARVGQITDYDKLVLEVQTDGSVRPDDAVAFAAKILKEHLQLFINFDEGIEPPEEENEEEGKKINENLYRSVDELELSVRAANCLKNANIQLIGDLVQKSEAEMLKTQNFGRKSLNEIKDILAEMGLSLGMKLENFPDPEYLRMIQKGDEED
- the rpsK gene encoding 30S ribosomal protein S11, with amino-acid sequence MAKPGKKTGRKKQEKKNIAKGVAHIQATFNNTIITITDIAGNVVSWATAGGMGFKGSRKSTPFAAQIAAETAAKKAQEHGMRSIEVFVKGPGSGRESAVRALQAAGFSVSMIKDVTPIPHNGCRPPKRRRV
- the rpmJ gene encoding 50S ribosomal protein L36, whose product is MKVRASVKCICDKCKVIRRKGVIRIICDNPKHKQRQG
- the trpE gene encoding anthranilate synthase component I, with the translated sequence MISPTIEEFTRLAQRGNLIPVFREIFADMETPVSAFYKINRGCSNAFLLESVEGGEKWGRYSFLAAGEGRLYRSKDTFYEILSGDKILEQGHCDDPLQRLKEWISIYQPVEVDGLPRFSGGAVGYLGYDMVRFIENLPSSKPREIDAYDSCFLLADDLYIFDSKKQKILVVANVHLDSGRDLKKLYQEGLDRVDAMVARLRNASSAYSLHSGGDPSLSPLQLESNFSKVQFIDAVERCKEYVLAGDIIQVVLSQRFTAALDVAPFDIYRALRTVNPSPYMFYLRFNDTLVIGASPEVLVRKEGDRAEVRPIAGTRPRGKSPEDDERLSDELLADPKECAEHVMLVDLARNDLGRVCATGSVEVSEFKTVERYSHVMHIVSNVRGRVQDELDSFDVFRAAFPAGTLSGAPKVRAMQIIDELEPCRREIYGGAVGYFSFSGNMDMAIAIRTLVVQDGRIHLQAGAGIVADSNPESEFQETVNKARAVVQSIEIARQGLD